The window GTGCCCGGATCGCCGTCCTCGGCCTCGTCGCGATGATCGTGTTGAGCGCCGCCGCCGCCCTGCTGCCCGGGATCGACGGCCAGCCCCGCAGCACGGGCGGGGCCGAGCCGGCGAGCCCACCGGCGGGAAACACGCCTGGCGGTCAGGCGAGCACCGCCGTCGTGCCCAGCGTGACGATCGGGCCGCCGGCAGGCGAGTCGACGGCGGACTACATCGGCGGCGCGGACCAGTCCCTCGCGTCGCTCGCCAGGGCCGCGCCGGCGGCGGACCTGCTGGCAGTGGTGAGCCTGACCGGCTACCGGAACCCGGACGGCCTGCAGGCGCTGCTGGCCACCTACCGGGTGACGCAGGTCTTCTTCGCGATCCCCGGGTCGGGCGCGGTACACCAGGCGGCGGTGCGCACCCCGGTGGACGACGTGCTGACGGCGTTCGCCGCGCAGGCCGCCGAGTCGTCCAGGCGAGCGACGACGGCCACCGACCCGGGGGCGCGGGAGAGCGCTCGGGCGGAGGCGGAGGCGCTGCGGGGTGGCCGGAGCTGCTCCTGCCTGTTCGCCGCCGTCGTGCGGGCGTCGGCCGCCCGGCTGCTCGCGCTGCGCCAGGACCCGTCGGTCCGCGTCATCGACGCCGCCCCACCGGCCACCCTGGAAAACACCGCCCGTTTCGTCCCCGTGAGCCCTGACCGACCGTAAGCCCCGCCCCTGACCGACGTGACGAGCCGCCGTCACGGCCATGCCGGGAACTCGTTCGCCGGGGGCGCGCCGGGCGGGTTGTGGCTCGGGGTGAGGTCAGGAGCTGACGGCGCCTCGGGCGGCGCGGCGGGCACGGCGGGCGGCGCCCAGTGGGAGCAGGCCAGCGGCGAGAAGCGTCAAGGCCAAAGATGCATACACGCACGCGGTCGGGCCCACGGCGCCGGCGACCAACAGCACCGCGGCGAGGACCAGCAGCACACCGCTAAGAATGATCACCTCGACCACCTCCGTCGTTCACCATTGTCGCCGCGGGTGACGCCCTGGCGGGCACGACACGGACGACCACGGCAGTGCGCGCGGGACTTCCCCGGCCCGCGCGCCGAAAGCTCGCGCGCCGGAAAGCGCGCGGGCGGCGACGGAGCTCCGCGCGGGCCGGCGGCGCGGCGGTCCACCACCAGTAGGCGGACGCGACCGTCCACCGGCCTGGCGACGGCGGACCCTCGGGCGGGTCAGAACTCCTGGATGCCGCCAGCGCGCGGGTCGCGCTCCCCGTGGTTGACGCCGTTCTGGCCACCCATGGCGGGCGGCCCCGGCTGGTAGGCACCTGCCGGAACCCCTACGGCCGCGGGCTGAGGCTGCTGGGGCTGCTGCTGACCGCCGCCCTGGGTGCCCGGGTTCAGGCCTGGACGGGCTGGGCCACCAGGGCCTACGGCCGGCTGGGTCGGCATGCCGTCGAGGTCGCGCAGCTGCATCTCCAGGTAGGCGCGCAGGCGCGTGCGGTACTCACGCTCGAACGCGCGCAGCTGCTCGACCTGGCCCTCGAGGCGGCGCTTGTCCTCCTCCAGGCCACCGAGCTGCTCGGCCACGTGCGCCCGCGCCTCGGCGAGGATGCGGTCGGCGTCCGAACGCGCCTCGCGGCGAGCCCGCTCCGACTCGGCGCGCGCCTCACGCAACGCCTCGTCCGCGGTCCGCTGGGCGAGCACCAGCGTGCGAGCCACCCGCTGCTCGATCTCGGCGTCGAGCTGGGCGCCGGCATTGGCGGGCGCGGGCACGCCGCCGCCACGCTGGCCG of the Pseudofrankia saprophytica genome contains:
- a CDS encoding DivIVA domain-containing protein, whose protein sequence is MALTPQDVQNKVFSPTRFRTGYNEDEVDTFLDEVEAELTRLLDENADTRRQLDEARRTGGGGPGVPPQLLEENQQLRRQLDDARRAAAQAQAAAQQAQAQAQAAAARGPSTSPVPIPGGATQVMPAVGQRGGGVPAPANAGAQLDAEIEQRVARTLVLAQRTADEALREARAESERARREARSDADRILAEARAHVAEQLGGLEEDKRRLEGQVEQLRAFEREYRTRLRAYLEMQLRDLDGMPTQPAVGPGGPARPGLNPGTQGGGQQQPQQPQPAAVGVPAGAYQPGPPAMGGQNGVNHGERDPRAGGIQEF